A stretch of DNA from Anopheles ziemanni chromosome 3, idAnoZiCoDA_A2_x.2, whole genome shotgun sequence:
ACCAAGCGTACACATGTTGTGGGATGGCAAGAAAGACGTCTTTTTGAGCAGAGTCGCGCATTCATCATGTAGAACGACTCGCAGGTAGACTATTCTCTTGGTTTCACTTGGTTGGCCTGTAATAGTCGAAACAGAATGTTAGATGCTATAGGAAGGCGCCTATACCTAATGCTTATGCATAACTTACCACCGAATGTCTCGCCCAAGGCATACGAAACAACTCTCGAGGCTGGCAGAGATTCATTATACGTTTGATTCACCGGAAGACAGATTGGCCCTACATAGTCGCTAAATGTCAAAGCATGATCGACCCTTATCAGAGCAATATCATTCTGCTTTAGATGTACGTCGTACTCTTCGTGAATGATGATTTTGTCCGCTTTCCGTTCTTGGCAAGATGTATCGTCGAGACATTCGGGCCACTTTGTCGTATCATCCAACCCAAAGTACATGGTGATGCTGGAAAGAACGGTGCTTTCAATCAGTACATATTCTccaaaaaaaaggtacaaagCACTTACTCGTCTTTGTTCACACCACGCACACAGTGGGCTGCCGTGAGGACGTAAAGTTCTGTGAGCAATGATCCGACGCAGCGGGACTTTCCCGCACTCATTTCCAATTGAACGACCCACTTATAcatatcattaaaatattccaGGTCCATAAAAATTTTCTCGAAGGCCGCTAGTTTTCCGCAAGCATTGTTGTAAACAATAGGCGGATACGTCGGAATGGTGGTAGTCGTGCTGGGAGTTGTGATGACTGACGCTCTTGTGGAGGCCCTCGTGGGCTTAGTTTTGGTGGTCCTCGGGGGCTTTATTGTGATGGACTTATCTGTTGTAGGCTGTGCTGTCGGCGTTGTTGCAGTATCGGCGGGTGATTCACAGCAAATCTTAAACAACAAACGAGCGGAAGATTAAAACATGGAATGTCTACACGGATTCTCCCACTGATTAGTGTCCACGAATACTAACCAACGCGTTGGTTGGATCTGTGTTGGCGTCGCTCCCGCAGGCTCCGAAGTTGGCGATCAATGTGTTCAGCTGCTGAGGATATTTTGCGGTTTCTCGGAGCGCAACCATTTTAAGACAACTTTCTAACGGCACGCATCGTCCAGAATTGCCAAGCTGTGTATTGCACGGTTCGTTTTTGTGACTCAAACATTGCATACACACCACGGAAGCTACCAAAATGAGTAGAACCTTGGCGGAGTAACTCATTGTTCAATGCCACAATGCCACTTTAAACAATAATGTATAGGTTTGTACAATTTATAATGTGCCTACACCACGAGAAAAAATGGGTTCTTCGGCAAGGCGGAGCAAACGATGTAATCTttcgcaacacttatcaccaACTGAGAATGGATGCCAGTGAAGTGTCTGGATGGAGCTGTCTTTTGCGGATCACTGAAACGATTACCGGCATAAAATCAACCTTCCATGGGTCATGCCGATTACGGAGGGGATTCCCCACGATGATCCGAGATCATTTCCTAAATTTTGGATGAATCACATTTAGTACACTTAAGCACTAAGCTGGGAGTATACCGGACATACATAGTATCAGGAATGTGTATCATAGTATACGGCTCAGAGACATGGTCTCTGGCCAAATCAGACTaaaccctcttagccgtgttcgagaTAAAGATGCTCAAGAGAtggccccgtatgtgaggagggacaatggaggagccgaTATAATGACGAGCTCGACGAGCTGTACGGAGACCTCACTATCatacagcgaattagactcgccaggctccggtgTCATCTcatgagaatggcaccggacgacccaCCCCGTAAAATCGTCGCGACCAGGCCTTTGTTCGATTGAATATAAAAGCGCGCTACGGGCGTAGTAAAAATTATTCGTAATAAAGTTATCGATGAAACTGGAACAAGCTTCACTCTTCTATCTGAGTGATTAAAACTACTACACTTCCTTTGCTGCACGAGCTGCTCTCTTTTCGGCACAAATATGTTCCTCttttcacttgtttgtctCTCCTTGACATGTCCATGGATTTTCCAAGGGCAGAACGTGCGATGTTATTTCGTTTTGGCGTCATAGTCTCCATTGTGAATAATTAGAAACACTGtgagccaaacttggcgcaaaatattttcgcttcaaaatatgtataaaagtCGCAAAAAGCGCCAAACGTAACCCCGATCCGGAAATACCTACAGTTTAacagtttttaatgaaaaagtcACTAAACATATTACACTTGCGTGGATACAGTTCCATCAATTTCATAGCACCGTTGCTAATGCGGATAAAAAACGGCGTGGGATCTTGTGggatcacatttttcatttgtttttttctacatttggtaacaaacaatcaaacaacagTTGTGATGCGGATGTATtatataaacataaacaaatatttgactgCATATTTATTTACGAAACAAATATTACAAAGTGTATGCCATGAGCGCctgggctcaccacctcgacggcgtgggttcgaatcccaactgagaccggaccctccccattaagtctcgtaagcccttaacggggcaggcatgaccaacatggtcgttacgccaagaagaagaaggagtaaatcagaaagaaaaaaaaaatcacaacgaATATGAATGATGTATTCAACTTAAATAGTCCACAACAgtttccgtttttattttaagaaacatttttcttgcgTCATAAAAGATTCATAGTTTGTTTAACTGTGTTCATGtaaatcaaattaataaaatgatCGACCCGAATGATTatacaacattttttatttcaaactttcTCATGCTCGCCATGAAAAAACACTCTTAAAAATATCGCCATGTAATAAAATATCGCCAAGAAAACTCCAACACAGTGTGGTCCAAAAGGTTTCACATTTACTTTATTGTTGTTACCTTGTGTAGCTACGGCTTACAAAATATCATATATACATTCGACGAACATCAACAAACGGCatgttactttttgttttatatttgagCACAAAGCATTTGACATTCCCACGCTCTCCGGCcgttgggtttttattttgttgttttatttttctttcgtttccgaATCGTTGGCTAACATCTTAAGCTACGGAAAGCCTTACTAAACAACGTCACCTAGTGCTAGAAGTAATAAAAAGCATCGATACCAGCGTAAATGTGAGCAGGTGTGGACATggaaacaaatgtaaaattacCTATATTGCAACATCGATCATGattttcccccattttttttttttgccctatACGACCCCTGTTTTGGCTGCTCTCGTAGAGCGTGAGCGTAACGCAAGAATGTAAGGATTGCGCTTTTGTCGTGGAAATAGTAACTCTAATCGGAACAAACCAACCGTGTGTGGAGTAACGTGCTCGATACGATATAATTAGTATTGCATGTCTTAGCGTAATTTTATGGCACCAAAAATATCATCCGGAATCAGAGAGAAGATCCGATTAAGGTTAAGGTGTACTAGAACCGTTTTTCGCTTCAATGGTTTTGACGGCATATTTTATCGAATTTTAAATGTTGGATAGCTTTTCGATGTACCTTTCCTTTTCGCAGGCTGACAGGCTCACCTTGGCTCAGGCGCGGagtgaaaaagaagaacaatAAACGAACACTCTATCAACACGTGTTTACTGCAGCTGTGCAGTGGCTAGTACTATGCACCCTACGATGCACCCGGAACCTCGCGGATCGCCTTGCCTGTTGGGGGTGATGTCTTCATTTGCAGCGGAGCCATCCAACGTTGCGATGGgttcatttttaattcattgTTGCATTCCAGCAGTGACTGTTTGAGCACatttttcgttcgattttctCCCTTTCTCCCCCGCAGTGCTGGCAGGCCGACCCCGCGAGGAGGGTGCGAGGTTTATTTATGCTTTTCCGGTGCTCCAGCGCCGCCAGCGTTCGGTCCTCCAGCGGCCACACCGACGGCGCCCTGTGCGCCCTGGCCGTGCTGCTTTTGCGCCTTTTTCGGAAGCAACATCCGCAGCGGGTCTTTGTGGTAGCGTGCGAACACTTCCCGCTTGAACACCTCGAAGTACTTGCGATTGACGTTGTTCTGACGCTCGCGCCACGCCGGACGGCTCTTTTTGTTCTGCAGCCCCCAGTGCACGGTGAACAGGGGTGTCAGCACCTGGAACTGGTATCCTGCCACGAACATTTCGTACACCTGtgtaaaacaaacgaaggtAGATTGATTATTCAAGTAATCAATAAAAAGGACAGCATAATTTTGTTCTATTCATTCCCAATGAATACAAATAGGCAAATAGTGATACACATTTGtctttgatgaaaaaaaaaataaacacaaaaaacaatcaagaaaacataaatttatttaactttacATTTTACAAACGGAATGTTCTTTTCTGCACATGCATCATTGTATTGGAGAAACGTATGATAAAAATTATCTATTCAACCGATATGAGAATTGTATcaagaataatttaaatttggaCATAAGGCATATACAATTACAGACAAAActtattttcaattaatatAACATAATAAActgcaattaaaaaaaacataaaactaaaattgaataaaaaatggtaTGTATATAATGATACAGCCATTAAGGCTTcaaaatcgttaaaataaGTGGTCTCAAACACGCTGCTAACTTTGGTTTCTATGAAATAGCACAGCGGCCATCGACGAGACAAAATGGACGGCAGCGCAGtgtcatacaaaatgtatacTTTCTGGAAAGGAGTTTAATAATTCTATACTAGAAGGATCGCGTAGGTCACCGTACTAGAATGGGTCACGTTTTCGGCATCAAAGAAAGCTATCGTCAAACCAGTTGTATGGCGTGGGCATGTTTATGGTTTATGGTGGGTGTAGGGATCGTAAAAAGTATACCAAACTGCAGATATCTCGAGCGTAGGCACAGTAAATTGCCGGTTGGTATAAATATCttcaaaatatgttcaaaTATGACCGACTGcttaatgaaaaatgaagcttTAAGGATATTTCACACCtgaaaacttaaaagaaaaactgaactCCGAAGTTATCCATTTCATGAGCATTTCATCAGCGTATGCATACAAACTGTCCACTCTAACATAATGCactgttttaaatttgttccAGTGGTCACATCCTAAATATATAATCAAGCTACACAATATTAGAGAGTAGTTTCGTTTGCCTACACCGAAAATCCTAACCATTCCATCCGAGGACGAAGCgctagtaaaaaaaaagggcagatgcaataattttcttttatttatgctacaaagcccacaacaaaacaaacaccactATCGTCGAGTGACAGAAATTGAATCATACAATATTTATCGACAGGGAAAGGACGGGACGTTCTCGTCAGCCGGTAGAACATCGTTCCACTTTCGTTTCAGTAGGAGgaaattttatatatttgtGTTGCGTGGCCAATAAAGAAATGATCATAGCCAGTCCATCATAACCAAACGGCGGTACCAAGGCCGAACCAAGGGGTAATCTTTCTCCCTCTCAAGACCTCTCAACACGACCCTTCGGCGTTCGGTCGGAAAGCCACCAAACTCTTCGAGCAGCTGTGATAGCGGCAAATTATGGCCGAACCTTTACAATCCGGGGACACGGTGGCACTTCAACCGTCGCATCCACTTGGCGAATGAAGGGGACCGATGTCATAAAGAGCCGCtttctatgtgtgtgtgtgtcggaagACTTCGACGGCAACGAACGAGTTCCGTTTGACTCCGGTTCGAAATTGCAACCCCTTTTTTGCCGACAACGGCACATCAAAGCTACCCCACCGCAAGGGCCCCAAGGCTTTGCCAGAAAAGCAATGTTTTAATATAGTTTTTATCAATTCCAAACACGCGCTAGTTAAATGTCGGTGAATAAGAAAATCAGGAtcgctttcgtttcgttcccgCCACCCCCACCCACCGGGGTCGGATGGCGCAAGTGTCGCCAACTATTCCCGGGGCCAGTAACACTTTTATGCCGAAAGCTCCCATTCGCCGAATGCGTGGAGTGGTGTATCAGCAGAAATGTAGAAGAACACGCTCAAAAGGATCCTCCCGTCCCCCGGGTTATGCTGATgtaaaaaggaatgaaaaaggaTGAAcgattttttccctcccgcacTTGCTACCACTTTAAAGAGATCATCAGTATTCAATGCCGCCAAAAAGGTGGcagggtgtgtttgttttcttaccCCTTTTTAGCGTCCCTTCCCCGCACACTCCGCACAAGCAGAAAAGTAAATTGAGAAGATTTTTCGTTCATCGGTTATTTGCTAGTCATTTTATGTCGAACCTGAGCCAGCATAACGCGTTCgggatttttctgtttttcttctcccttgCTTGCTTCATTTCATCGATGTAGGGGTTTTAGAAAATTATCGAAAGGTCAAGAGACACCGGCAAAGGTTTGGCGTATGAGTGCCGGCACCCGGTGGTCTTAAGGTTCGCGCGCCGAAACGGACTAATAATtggatttttaaattattcatgtAAGCTGATTGGAAATCGGGCTGAACCACGACGCTGCTAGAGGGTATCAAAAAGGGCGTGAAAAGATCAGGAAAGTAAACACGTTGACAGGTTTTTCAGTAAGCGAAATTTCTCCTCTAACGTTTATGCGCCgcaaaacaagacaaaaattaaataatatagCACCAGTAGATTGAattatttcttagaatattGTATGCAAAAATACTTAGCGCCTCACACTCGTTTATGCAACGATATACATTGTGCTGCAAAATTGCTTTCTGAATTTGTCACATCACCAGAAATGCATTTCCTTCTTCGTGGAATGATAGATTGCGTTTGCTTTGCgccattttcctccccctttcAGCCAGGCCAGCCAGTCAGGCTCGGCTAGTTCCATTCCGGCATCGGGAAATAACTCGACCATCGAGCAAGTGCCAGCCTTGTGCTTCCCACCGCAGGCACTCATCACATTATGACAACCCGGTTTCCTCCAAATCCTCCCCTTGAGGGtggtttggtggaaaaataaaatttgcatgGTAATGAAAATTATGATCTCGCGAAAGAGGCGGACAGCAGCGTTTTTGCTCCGTGAGGCTCGGACTTAAATCCCCTATAGCGAAGGAGAAAACCCGCAGCAAGAACGGATGTCGTGCGAATGGGGCGAAAACTATACGGCACCTCCGCCGTTTGTAATTAACCGAAAAACAGCAAGCCCCCGAAACGggtagaaatgaaataaaaacacgatAAAAACCATCGCCACGCCAAATGGGGGGCGCTGGATTTGTTGGGTTCATTCGAGCACCACAGGCACTGACTGCAGCTGACATCACGAGCCACTTTCGGGCTTTACAGATTTAGAAAGCACTTGGCCGCACGACTCCGGATGGTGCGCTCAAGCGAGTGACGAATAGTTTCCCGACCCTCAAAAGACTACGGCAAGGCAAGGGTGAGCCGAATGGAAAGTGGAGGAAAATAGACACATACAAAAGTCACAGCAAAAATGAGATGCGAACAAAACTCAAAGTGCTCCTCATCGCGAAGGTCGGAGTCTGCTTGTcgatgggatgcttcatggaaaaaaggaacgacatacacacacacacacacactcgcatacaCACCAAGGCGGGAGTGCGAAGGGGAAGCTCGCAGTGCATGTGCAAGTTGCACTGAAGCGTGAAACTAATTTCCATAGCCAATTTGCAATCGTCGAGTGCAATcgccggtggaaaaaaggggaagaGGAAGTAAAGagggagcgagagagagagagagggagagaaataaAACCGACCCATCAAGTGGGagcacatacaaaaaaaacacacaacacaagtACGGTGATTTGTCTTGCTGGAGCATCTACCAGGCCATTATATCTGCCCAATGCACGCCCATCCGGTGGACACCGGAAATGGTGGTCCGTGTTCGATTCGGAGCGATTTTCGTAGCGCCGCGATGCGTTACGACCATTTTCCGACGGCGTCGGGAAAGTTTTGCGTCGTGCATCTTCAAACGGGaacttttaatttgttccttcttgtgtgattttttctttctactaCTTTACTCCAGCGTAATCGGACGCCCCACCCCGAATATCCCTTACCCGACCTGCGTGTTCGAGCTGGCCAGATTTGCGCCCCAGTGCACAGTGATGCTGCAAGCGAAATGATTTACGGGTTGGATGAAAATTTCTCTTTAATCAATTGGATCGGACCAACTTTCGTGCGCGCCATTTGCGTCCGACGATCGAACGATCTGGTGTCGGAGAGGGATGGAGGTTTGCTTTGGGAACAATTAATTCTATAAGAATATATTCTCTTTCTATCTGCTGGATTTATGCTTGACGAGTTTCTCTTAGGTTAAGTTAGCATGGTTAGCACTTTAACGGTTTACCTAGGAAATATTAAAACTTTGTAGATTTTTAGTTGttcgtaaaattaaatttcctctGCTAACTTGCGTGGGTCTCCACATCGTTCAAATTGCTTTATAAATtgtgtgaaaaagaaaagaagaaaagtgatGTAAATATgggaattaaatttgaaattaaatgtcGTTCTTCTAGCTCAAAATCTgtcaaatgaataaatttaaaaaaaactgagtGGGAGATATAGTTTTGTAGTTTAAAGTAATaaagttgaaataaaaataagtgcTATTTGATCATAATTTTTTgtcatttacatttttctaattttctccttttcctgAAACCTTAACATTACAACCCAAGCGTCATTTTGACCGCAACGCAAATTTCGATTTTAAcatctcgaaaacggctgaatatttttccaaaaaggtaaggcttttcttaaaacccaaagctacatctaaaacaaaattttcaacTTTTGCTGCTCGATCAGTTCCAGGAACCAACTTGACAATCCCTTGAATGGTTTTTAGGGTTCATTTTGGTCCTTGTTTTCAAAACGTTATAACTTCACTacttttgaagatttttcaaatccgtaaatttttactttttagtatatttgttgactatctttcgacgtttttgggttttcgatggatttcttcatcattccgctagctcggtgtaaagcaaatATGATCGAAATTGAGTTCTTTtcagcttttatttatttattcaaaatccaTAACGTAAATCCAGAAAAAAATTTGCGCTAGCAAGTAAGTATGTTGAGGaacatttcaaataataaaatcaaatgaaagtaTGAAAGTAATAAGTATAAAGTTGAAATGCAGGCGCCGCGTGTAATATAATGAGTGATAACAACCAAAACCTACTAAAAACAAGCTGGCAATCTTGTAAGACATATCGAGGTTAGATAGTTAACAACTATTTTAAAGCATTAAGAATGGATCTATAAACGTACCTGTGTGTTCCGCGTGTATCCGTAGCCAAGGAACCGTTCGTCGTGCGGTGGAACCGTGTCGGGTGCCACATAAAACGGTTCGTAAAGAAACTCGAAGTTCGTCACGTTGTGGGACACTTTCGTTTCGTCACTCTCGGCTACGTCCGCCTGCCACCTGCGTAAATGTTAAGATAGGAAAGTACTGCCGTTAAATCGGTTCGCTATACATGGACTTTTTGCGAAGCATCCTACGAAATTTTATACCCTCTCATCGTCTTCATCGATCATTAACCGATTGAAACTTCCTAATCGCCTTCGTAAAACCCCATTACGCACGACCCCATGAACAGGTAGTCAGCCACCGCTCTCTGTTCTCTTGTTTTGCAAACCGATGATACCGAGGGTGTAAAATTATGCGATCGGTGTTGTAAAACCCCATTCTTCGAACGGCTCGTTAGGGGTCTCACATTTTGAAAGATTAAGCATACAGGACCTATTCCCTTTCCGAGGGAAGTCCATTGCCACTTTTCGTGCCCCATTACCTCACGACTTATGGGTGCTTTCGTGACGCCCGCAACACTATGGCAAGGAAGTTCCAAGgggttgttcgtttttttttaagaaacaCTCAAGTAACCAAGTAACCTTGCCTCCGCCGCAAACGGGACGAAAGATTACGGCCGCATAGTGGTCTGTGGGAAAAGGCTGTTGTGGTCCCATGTGTTTCGAGCCGAAGCATCACCGGGTACGCCACATGAAAATCAGAGCATCTCATCTTTTACGAGCTCTTAAATTAGAGAACTTATTCCGGGGCCGACCGGAGCCGATGGGGGTT
This window harbors:
- the LOC131285642 gene encoding CLIP domain-containing serine protease B15-like — translated: MYFGLDDTTKWPECLDDTSCQERKADKIIIHEEYDVHLKQNDIALIRVDHALTFSDYVGPICLPVNQTYNESLPASRVVSYALGETFGGQPSETKRIVYLRVVLHDECATLLKKTSFLPSHNMCTLGMIPGQDVCQGDSGAPLVWLHGKQMYVVGVVSHGPNCGMNTVVPGIAMRVSEFLDWILWNVKS